In Variovorax paradoxus, a single genomic region encodes these proteins:
- a CDS encoding DNA glycosylase AlkZ-like family protein — MPAPTLDDLRRYAVARTLFKPTTLPGAIRQLGFVQADPIRAPARAQDLTLRHRVKDYRAGDLESRYTRLAIEEDCLVNYGFLPREHLALMHPREANRVWDADTRRKAADVLAYVQEHGPVHPRQIEQHFAHGRIKNYWGGSSNATTHLLDDMHYRGMLRVVRRDSGTRVYEAVTHQPADDSPAGRARRAAALIELVVRKYAPLPAASLTYLVRLLGYGAPHLSAQTQAALRLAREELASCSIDGTTWYWPAGENPASRRHAPDDAVRLLAPFDPVVWDRRRFELLWDWTYKFEAYTPAPKRQFGYYALPMLWHDQVIGWANVTAPEGRLQPIFGYVGKKPRDAAFRAALDDELQRMTQFLAGR, encoded by the coding sequence ATGCCCGCCCCGACCCTGGACGACCTGCGCCGCTACGCAGTCGCGCGCACCCTCTTCAAGCCCACCACCCTGCCAGGTGCGATCCGCCAGCTCGGCTTCGTGCAGGCCGATCCGATTCGCGCACCTGCGCGCGCGCAAGACCTCACCCTGCGCCACCGCGTGAAGGACTACCGCGCGGGCGATCTCGAGAGCCGCTACACGCGGCTCGCCATCGAGGAAGACTGCCTCGTCAACTACGGCTTCCTGCCGCGCGAGCACCTTGCGCTGATGCATCCGCGCGAAGCCAACCGCGTGTGGGACGCCGACACGCGGCGCAAGGCCGCCGACGTGCTGGCCTATGTGCAGGAACATGGCCCGGTGCATCCGCGACAGATCGAACAGCACTTCGCGCATGGCCGCATCAAGAACTACTGGGGCGGCTCGAGCAACGCGACCACACATCTGCTCGACGACATGCACTATCGCGGCATGCTGCGCGTGGTGCGGCGCGACAGCGGCACGCGCGTCTACGAGGCCGTCACGCACCAGCCCGCCGATGACAGCCCCGCCGGCCGCGCACGACGCGCCGCGGCACTCATCGAACTGGTGGTGCGCAAATACGCGCCGCTGCCGGCCGCGAGCCTCACCTACCTCGTGCGTCTGCTCGGCTACGGCGCGCCGCATCTCTCGGCCCAGACACAGGCCGCCCTGCGCCTCGCGCGTGAAGAACTCGCGAGCTGCAGCATCGACGGCACCACCTGGTACTGGCCCGCCGGCGAGAACCCCGCCTCGCGCCGCCACGCGCCCGACGACGCGGTGCGCCTGCTCGCGCCTTTCGATCCGGTGGTGTGGGACCGCCGCCGCTTCGAGTTGCTCTGGGACTGGACCTACAAGTTCGAGGCCTACACGCCAGCGCCCAAGCGGCAGTTCGGCTACTACGCGCTGCCGATGCTGTGGCACGACCAGGTGATCGGCTGGGCCAACGTGACGGCGCCCGAGGGCAGGCTGCAGCCGATCTTCGGCTACGTCGGCAAGAAGCCGCGCGACGCGGCCTTCCGCGCGGCGCTCGACGACGAACTGCAGCGCATGACGCAGTTCCTCGCGGGACGCTGA
- a CDS encoding TonB-dependent siderophore receptor encodes MTFKTRRPKWRLSHGRRATLAATAVALSAAAPAYAEDGKEEATAEHRRALPTVTVSGDAGETATGPVTGFVARRGGTATKTDTPLIETPQAISVVTRDQMEAQGALTLRETTNYTAGVVSSYFDSRVDSFKVRGGDAVQYLDGLQRTYGTYNSTKLDPYMLERVELLRGPSSVLYGQGGIGGVLNMVSKRPQSETQREVQLQLGSNARKQVAADFTGPIDTEGKWLYRLVAVNRDSGTQVDHAPDDRILVAPSLTWRPNADTSLTLQALYQKDKSGSLIGFFPWQGTLLPSLYGQIPTSTFMGEPGFDRYDSRNTSLGYLFSHRLNDTWTFRQNLRSTETKVVYNTSYTSFTANRLTGRPARPVFNADQRTIERDLSSDINGGKMLLLDNQAEAHFKTGEVEHTVLLGADFQRNTTSKLSGRGTAGALDVYAPVYGNYTPPTSYTRSPEVVQKQAGIYVQDQVKYGRWIGVLGLRHDKATTDTQGRPAAAADDKATTKRAGIVYLADGGWAPYLSYAESFLPLGGVDLNNTPFKPQRGKQWEAGVKWEPEGQRSSFMAAVYDLRDTNRKTTDPTNPLNSVQLGEVHVKGLELEYKRSIARDWDWIATYAYTDARVSRSNAADLGKRISGVPTHAASAWVTHRFSIGGVPGFSAGAGLRYIGKSWDGMDAHPVPAVTLLDAMFAWDNGPLRLSLNVANLTDRVQLTTCLARGDCFYGQRRTVTASATYRF; translated from the coding sequence ATGACATTCAAGACCCGCCGCCCGAAGTGGCGCCTTTCGCACGGCCGCCGCGCCACGCTCGCGGCCACCGCCGTGGCACTGAGCGCCGCCGCGCCGGCCTATGCCGAAGACGGCAAGGAAGAAGCAACCGCCGAGCACCGCCGCGCGCTGCCCACCGTCACCGTGTCGGGCGATGCCGGCGAGACCGCGACCGGCCCGGTCACCGGCTTCGTCGCCAGGCGCGGCGGCACCGCCACCAAGACCGACACCCCGCTGATCGAGACGCCGCAGGCCATCTCGGTGGTCACGCGCGACCAGATGGAGGCACAAGGCGCGCTCACGCTGCGCGAGACCACCAACTACACGGCCGGCGTGGTGTCGAGCTACTTCGACAGCCGCGTCGACTCGTTCAAGGTGCGCGGCGGCGACGCGGTGCAGTACCTCGACGGGCTGCAGCGCACCTACGGCACCTACAACTCCACCAAGCTCGACCCGTACATGCTCGAGCGCGTCGAGCTGCTGCGCGGCCCGTCGTCGGTGCTTTACGGCCAAGGCGGCATCGGCGGCGTGCTGAACATGGTGTCGAAGCGGCCGCAGTCCGAGACCCAGCGCGAAGTGCAGTTGCAACTGGGCAGCAATGCCCGCAAGCAGGTGGCGGCGGACTTCACCGGGCCGATCGACACCGAAGGCAAGTGGCTCTACAGGCTGGTGGCGGTGAACCGCGACAGCGGCACGCAGGTCGACCACGCGCCGGACGACCGCATCCTGGTGGCGCCCTCGCTCACCTGGCGCCCGAACGCGGACACCTCGCTCACGCTGCAGGCGCTCTACCAGAAGGACAAGAGCGGCTCGCTGATCGGCTTCTTCCCGTGGCAGGGCACGCTGCTGCCTTCGCTCTACGGACAGATTCCCACCTCGACCTTCATGGGCGAGCCGGGCTTCGACCGCTACGACTCGCGCAACACTTCGCTGGGCTACCTGTTCAGCCATCGCCTGAACGACACCTGGACCTTCCGGCAGAACCTGCGCTCGACCGAGACCAAGGTGGTCTACAACACCTCCTACACCAGCTTCACGGCCAACCGGCTCACGGGCCGCCCGGCGCGGCCGGTGTTCAACGCCGACCAGCGCACCATCGAGCGCGACCTGAGCAGCGACATCAACGGCGGCAAGATGCTGCTGCTCGACAACCAGGCGGAGGCGCATTTCAAGACCGGCGAGGTCGAGCACACGGTGCTGCTGGGCGCCGACTTCCAGCGCAACACCACCTCCAAGCTCTCGGGTCGTGGCACCGCCGGCGCGCTCGACGTGTACGCGCCGGTGTACGGCAACTACACGCCGCCCACCAGCTACACGCGCTCGCCCGAGGTGGTGCAGAAACAGGCCGGCATCTACGTGCAGGACCAGGTCAAGTACGGCCGCTGGATCGGCGTGCTGGGCCTTCGCCACGACAAGGCCACCACCGACACCCAGGGCCGCCCCGCGGCGGCGGCCGACGACAAGGCCACGACCAAGCGCGCGGGCATCGTGTACCTGGCCGATGGCGGCTGGGCACCCTACCTGAGCTATGCGGAGTCGTTCCTGCCGCTAGGCGGCGTCGACCTGAACAACACGCCCTTCAAGCCGCAGCGCGGCAAACAGTGGGAGGCCGGCGTCAAGTGGGAGCCCGAAGGCCAGCGCAGCTCGTTCATGGCGGCGGTGTACGACCTGCGCGACACCAACCGCAAGACCACCGACCCGACCAATCCGCTGAACAGCGTGCAGCTCGGCGAGGTGCACGTGAAGGGTCTGGAGCTCGAGTACAAACGCAGCATCGCGCGCGACTGGGACTGGATCGCCACCTACGCCTATACCGACGCGCGCGTCTCGCGCAGCAACGCCGCCGACCTGGGCAAGCGCATTTCGGGCGTGCCCACGCATGCAGCGTCGGCGTGGGTGACGCACCGCTTCTCGATCGGCGGCGTGCCGGGCTTCTCGGCCGGCGCGGGCCTGCGCTACATCGGCAAGTCCTGGGACGGCATGGACGCACACCCGGTGCCCGCAGTCACGCTGCTGGATGCGATGTTCGCCTGGGACAACGGGCCGCTGCGGTTGTCGCTCAACGTGGCCAACCTTACCGACAGGGTGCAACTCACCACCTGCCTGGCGCGCGGCGACTGCTTCTATGGGCAGCGCCGTACAGTGACCGCGTCCGCCACGTATCGCTTCTGA
- the queG gene encoding tRNA epoxyqueuosine(34) reductase QueG, with protein sequence MIVSHPLVVRIQALARELGFSQIGIAGVDLSSAEDGLMQWLAHGFHGEMQYMETHGTRRARPADLVPGTVSVITARMNYLPRDTGPEWQATEFDRLTRPGEAIVSVYARGRDYHKVLRNRLAKLAERIAEEVGPFGHRAFTDSAPVLEAELASRSGQGWRGKHTLVLDRDAGSMFFLGEIYVDMALPPSEPVTAHCGSCSACIDVCPTQAIVAPKRLDARRCISYLTIEHGGAIPLELRTLMGNRIYGCDDCQLICPWNKFAKKSELPDFDAREGLTGRSLAELFAWTEADFLRRTEGSPIRRIGHERWLRNIAVALGNAVRAGEAGAKEALATRAEHPSELVREHVAWGLEQETPA encoded by the coding sequence GTGATCGTCAGCCATCCACTCGTTGTTCGTATTCAGGCTTTGGCCCGGGAACTCGGATTCTCCCAAATCGGAATCGCGGGCGTCGATTTATCGAGCGCCGAGGACGGTCTGATGCAGTGGCTGGCCCATGGGTTCCATGGCGAGATGCAATACATGGAAACACACGGCACCCGCCGCGCCCGCCCGGCCGACCTGGTGCCGGGCACGGTGAGCGTGATCACCGCGCGCATGAACTACCTGCCGCGCGACACCGGCCCCGAGTGGCAGGCCACGGAGTTCGACCGCCTCACGCGGCCCGGCGAAGCCATCGTGTCGGTCTATGCGCGGGGCAGGGACTATCACAAGGTGCTGCGCAACCGGCTCGCGAAGCTGGCCGAGCGCATCGCCGAAGAGGTCGGGCCCTTCGGGCACCGCGCCTTCACCGACTCCGCCCCGGTGCTCGAAGCCGAGCTGGCCTCGCGCAGCGGGCAGGGCTGGCGCGGCAAGCACACGCTCGTGCTCGACCGCGACGCGGGCTCGATGTTCTTCCTGGGCGAGATCTACGTCGACATGGCGCTGCCGCCGAGCGAACCCGTGACGGCGCATTGCGGCAGCTGCAGCGCATGCATCGACGTGTGCCCGACGCAGGCCATCGTCGCGCCGAAGCGGCTCGATGCGCGGCGCTGCATTTCCTACCTCACCATCGAGCACGGCGGTGCCATTCCGCTGGAGCTGCGCACGCTGATGGGCAACCGCATCTACGGCTGCGACGACTGCCAGCTGATCTGCCCGTGGAACAAGTTCGCGAAGAAGAGCGAGCTGCCCGACTTCGATGCGCGCGAAGGGCTCACCGGGCGCTCGCTGGCGGAGCTTTTCGCGTGGACCGAGGCCGACTTTTTGCGCCGCACAGAGGGCAGCCCGATCCGCCGAATCGGCCATGAGCGCTGGCTGCGCAACATCGCGGTGGCGCTGGGCAATGCGGTTCGCGCGGGCGAAGCCGGTGCGAAAGAAGCGCTTGCCACGCGCGCTGAGCACCCCAGCGAGCTCGTGCGCGAGCACGTTGCGTGGGGCCTCGAGCAGGAAACGCCGGCCTAG
- a CDS encoding sugar phosphate isomerase/epimerase family protein: protein MRDFSQDHDWLSINTATVRKQSGAEVPLDRIIDQCAERGIRAISPWRDQVAAVGLDKVAKQLKAHGIGLSGYCRGGFFPAPDAACLKAALDDNRRAIDEAKTLDAPCLVLVVGALPGALDGKAAYKDIGRARGEVRDGIAASLEYAREVGMPLAIEPLHPMQAADRACINTLEHALDLCDELDAGKSGMLGVALDIYHVWWDPKLQQQIARAGRERLLAYHVCDWLTPTRDLLSDRGMMGDGVVELKKIRGWVEDAGFSGFSEVEIFSNLDWWRRPGHETLDVCIERHKKAV, encoded by the coding sequence ATGCGCGATTTCTCGCAAGATCACGACTGGCTGTCGATCAACACCGCCACGGTGCGCAAGCAGTCGGGCGCCGAGGTGCCGCTGGACCGCATCATCGACCAGTGCGCCGAACGCGGCATCCGTGCGATCAGCCCATGGCGCGACCAGGTGGCGGCTGTCGGCCTCGACAAGGTGGCGAAGCAATTGAAGGCGCACGGCATCGGCCTCTCGGGCTACTGCCGCGGCGGATTCTTCCCCGCGCCCGATGCAGCCTGCCTGAAGGCGGCGCTCGACGACAACCGCCGTGCCATCGACGAAGCGAAGACGCTCGATGCGCCCTGCCTCGTGCTGGTGGTCGGCGCCCTGCCCGGCGCGCTCGACGGCAAAGCGGCCTACAAGGACATCGGCCGCGCGCGCGGCGAAGTACGCGACGGCATCGCCGCATCGCTCGAGTACGCCCGCGAGGTCGGCATGCCGCTGGCCATCGAGCCCCTGCACCCGATGCAGGCGGCCGACCGCGCATGCATCAACACGCTGGAGCATGCGCTCGACCTGTGCGACGAACTCGACGCGGGCAAGAGCGGCATGCTGGGCGTGGCGCTCGACATCTATCACGTGTGGTGGGACCCGAAGCTGCAGCAGCAGATCGCCCGCGCGGGCCGGGAGCGGTTGCTGGCGTATCACGTCTGCGACTGGCTTACGCCTACGCGCGACCTGCTGAGTGATCGCGGGATGATGGGTGATGGCGTGGTCGAGTTGAAGAAGATTCGCGGGTGGGTCGAGGACGCGGGGTTCTCTGGCTTCAGCGAAGTGGAGATTTTTTCGAATCTCGACTGGTGGCGGCGGCCTGGTCACGAGACTTTGGACGTCTGCATCGAGCGGCACAAGAAGGCTGTCTAA
- a CDS encoding dihydrodipicolinate synthase family protein has protein sequence MALSLALPTAGGALAPYALRGTAPARPDAGVKFNRIAYSAAHVVADPLAAVDPWLQCAVDWDTTIAYRRHLFSLGLGVAEAMDTAQRGMGLDWPTSLELIRRSLDAAKDVPGALVASGCGTDHLDIDSVKSVDDVIRGYEEQMAAIEALGGKLIVMASRALARVAKSPADYERVYDRILSQAKQPVVLHWLGDMFDPALAGYWGTSDVDAAMDTALGIIAAHPDKVDGIKISLLDKDKEIAMRRRLPAGVRMYTGDDFNYAELIAGDGFGSEPTHGKSDALLGIFDAIAPAASAALGALAQGDEKKFHDILGPTVPLSRHIFAAPTRFYKTGVVFMAWLNGHQKHFTMVGGQQSTRSLQHFAELFRLADAANLLEQPELAVRRMKTLLALHGVEG, from the coding sequence ATGGCGCTTTCTCTTGCCCTCCCCACCGCCGGCGGCGCGCTGGCGCCCTACGCGCTGCGCGGCACCGCGCCGGCCAGGCCCGACGCGGGCGTGAAGTTCAACCGCATCGCCTACTCGGCCGCGCACGTGGTGGCCGACCCGCTTGCGGCCGTCGACCCTTGGCTGCAATGCGCGGTCGACTGGGACACCACCATCGCCTATCGCCGCCACCTGTTCTCGCTGGGCCTGGGCGTGGCCGAGGCCATGGACACCGCGCAGCGCGGCATGGGCCTGGACTGGCCCACCTCGCTGGAGCTGATCCGCCGCTCGCTCGACGCCGCGAAGGACGTTCCAGGCGCTCTGGTGGCTTCGGGCTGCGGCACCGACCACCTGGACATCGACAGCGTGAAGAGCGTCGACGACGTGATCCGCGGCTACGAAGAGCAGATGGCCGCCATCGAGGCGCTCGGCGGCAAGCTGATCGTGATGGCCAGCCGCGCGCTGGCCCGCGTGGCCAAGAGCCCGGCCGACTACGAGCGCGTGTACGACCGCATCCTGAGCCAGGCGAAGCAGCCCGTGGTGCTGCACTGGCTGGGCGACATGTTCGACCCCGCGCTGGCAGGCTACTGGGGCACCAGCGATGTCGACGCGGCCATGGACACGGCGCTGGGCATCATCGCGGCGCATCCGGACAAAGTGGACGGCATCAAGATCTCCCTGCTCGACAAGGACAAGGAAATCGCGATGCGCCGCCGCCTGCCGGCCGGCGTGCGCATGTACACGGGCGACGACTTCAACTACGCCGAGCTGATCGCGGGCGACGGCTTCGGCAGCGAGCCCACGCACGGCAAGAGCGATGCGCTGCTGGGCATCTTCGACGCGATCGCGCCGGCCGCCAGCGCGGCCCTGGGCGCATTGGCGCAGGGTGACGAAAAGAAGTTCCACGACATCCTCGGCCCCACCGTGCCGCTGTCGCGCCACATCTTTGCCGCGCCCACGCGCTTCTACAAGACCGGCGTGGTGTTCATGGCCTGGCTCAACGGCCACCAGAAGCACTTCACCATGGTCGGCGGCCAGCAGAGCACGCGCTCGCTGCAGCACTTCGCCGAACTGTTCCGGCTGGCCGATGCGGCCAACCTGCTGGAGCAGCCGGAGCTGGCGGTGCGGCGCATGAAGACGCTGCTGGCCCTGCACGGCGTGGAAGGTTGA
- a CDS encoding glutathione S-transferase family protein: protein MSSSPSASNDRYTLYGAPGSGATPIHAALTLIGAQVDTVDIATWEGEAERERVSGVNPMRQVPALVLPSGEVMTESAAILIWLGDRYPEAGLCPPPDSPLRARYLRWMVYLPAAIYSLHWVRDDPARLVPDTASQSAMLERSAERMAHCWHLMDTQIGEPAPYLLGDRLGMLDLYVTVMSRWTPRRARFYREAPRMAPVVKRVDADPRLADFWAARFPFTPGWETTGA from the coding sequence ATGAGTTCTTCACCGTCCGCCTCTAACGACCGCTACACCCTCTATGGCGCGCCCGGCTCGGGCGCCACGCCGATCCATGCCGCGCTGACGCTGATCGGCGCGCAGGTCGACACCGTCGACATCGCCACGTGGGAAGGCGAGGCGGAGCGCGAACGCGTCTCCGGCGTCAACCCGATGCGCCAGGTGCCCGCGCTAGTGCTGCCTTCGGGCGAGGTGATGACCGAGAGCGCGGCCATCCTGATCTGGCTGGGCGACCGCTATCCGGAAGCCGGCCTCTGCCCGCCGCCCGACAGCCCGCTGCGCGCGCGCTACCTGCGCTGGATGGTCTACCTGCCGGCCGCCATCTATTCGCTGCACTGGGTGCGCGACGATCCCGCGCGGCTCGTGCCCGACACCGCCAGCCAGAGCGCGATGCTCGAGCGTTCGGCCGAGCGCATGGCGCACTGCTGGCACCTGATGGACACGCAGATCGGCGAGCCCGCGCCCTACCTGCTCGGCGACAGGCTCGGCATGCTCGACCTGTACGTGACCGTGATGTCGCGCTGGACGCCGCGGCGCGCGCGCTTCTATCGCGAGGCGCCGCGCATGGCGCCGGTGGTGAAGCGTGTCGACGCCGATCCGCGCCTGGCCGACTTCTGGGCCGCGCGCTTTCCGTTCACGCCCGGCTGGGAGACCACGGGAGCGTAG
- the arsC gene encoding arsenate reductase (glutaredoxin) (This arsenate reductase requires both glutathione and glutaredoxin to convert arsenate to arsenite, after which the efflux transporter formed by ArsA and ArsB can extrude the arsenite from the cell, providing resistance.): MTARTPTTDYPMTIYHKPNCSTSRNVLQLIRESGVEPEIVLYLETPPSKKKLRELAKAMGLGARDLLRAKEAPYEELGLADEKLSDDQLFDAIVAHPILLQRPIVVSPRGTLMCRPWQRVEEILPAKKSQAAS; this comes from the coding sequence ATGACCGCACGCACGCCCACCACCGACTACCCGATGACGATCTACCACAAGCCCAACTGCAGCACGTCGCGCAACGTGCTGCAGTTGATCCGCGAAAGCGGCGTGGAGCCGGAGATCGTTCTCTACCTGGAAACGCCCCCGAGCAAGAAGAAGCTGCGCGAACTGGCCAAGGCCATGGGCCTGGGCGCGCGCGACCTGCTGCGCGCGAAGGAAGCGCCGTATGAAGAGCTCGGCTTGGCCGACGAGAAATTGAGCGACGACCAGCTGTTCGACGCCATCGTGGCACACCCCATCCTGCTGCAGCGGCCCATCGTTGTGTCGCCGCGCGGCACGCTGATGTGCCGGCCGTGGCAGCGCGTGGAAGAGATCCTGCCTGCGAAGAAAAGCCAGGCAGCCAGCTAG
- a CDS encoding 6,7-dimethyl-8-ribityllumazine synthase: MSQINDLPLSAIAASDSPRGTRIAFVEAQWHSDIVHQARDAFLEEMTRLGVARDLIDIFDVPGAFEIPLHAKRLANSGKYAAIVGCALVVDGGIYRHEFVANTVVSTLMSLQLETDVPIFSAVLTPHHFHEHVEHRKYFHRHFAVKGTEVAEACVKTLEALKQVDALLAA, from the coding sequence ATGAGTCAGATCAACGACCTTCCCCTCTCCGCCATTGCCGCGTCGGATTCGCCGCGCGGCACGCGCATCGCATTCGTCGAGGCGCAGTGGCATTCCGACATCGTCCACCAGGCCCGCGACGCCTTCCTCGAGGAAATGACGCGGCTCGGCGTGGCGCGCGATCTCATCGACATCTTCGACGTGCCCGGTGCCTTCGAGATCCCGCTGCATGCCAAGCGGCTCGCCAACTCGGGCAAGTACGCGGCCATCGTGGGCTGCGCGCTGGTGGTGGACGGCGGCATCTACCGCCACGAGTTCGTCGCGAACACGGTGGTCAGCACGCTGATGTCGCTGCAGCTGGAGACCGATGTGCCGATCTTCTCGGCCGTGCTCACGCCGCACCACTTCCACGAGCACGTGGAGCATCGCAAGTACTTCCACCGCCACTTCGCGGTCAAGGGCACGGAAGTGGCCGAGGCCTGCGTCAAGACGCTCGAGGCGCTCAAGCAGGTCGACGCGCTGCTGGCCGCGTGA
- a CDS encoding N-acetylmuramoyl-L-alanine amidase, producing the protein MKAVGLKRRVLLQGGSIALMLGVHQIARGATILAVRVWPAADYTRVTIESDARLNSQQLVVGSPPRLAVDIEGIDLNPELRELVGKIKPGDPYINGLRVGQNAPKVVRIVFDLKQAVVPQVFSLAPVAAYKHRLVLDLYPEQAVDPMEALIAERLRDAPRTPQQGGNPAVAGIVPSTPTAPAGDPLGDLMAQQSMRPGPQTPPPPVVAGIDRPTAPVIVAPPPPVVGTAPVRPIAPSPPPPVAAPRGGPATASRTDRIIIVALDPGHGGEDPGAIGPNGTREKDIVLQVAHRLRERINAGSVNGSPMRAFLTRDADFFVPLGVRVQKARRVQADLFVSIHADAFTTPAARGASVFALSQSGASSSAARWMANKENEADKVGGVNVGGHEAQVQRALLDMSTTAQINDSLKLGGAMLGEIKNIGARLHKGQVEQAGFAVLKAPDIPSVLVETAFISNPEEEANLRRVDYQESLADALMRGIQRYFAQNPPLARSRQL; encoded by the coding sequence ATGAAGGCGGTCGGCCTGAAACGGCGCGTGCTGCTGCAGGGCGGCAGCATCGCGCTGATGCTCGGCGTGCACCAGATCGCGCGCGGCGCGACCATCCTCGCGGTGCGCGTATGGCCCGCCGCCGACTACACCCGCGTCACCATCGAGTCCGACGCGCGCCTCAATTCGCAGCAGCTCGTGGTGGGCAGCCCGCCGCGGCTCGCGGTGGACATTGAAGGCATCGACCTCAACCCCGAGCTGCGCGAACTGGTCGGCAAAATCAAGCCGGGCGACCCGTACATCAACGGCCTGCGCGTCGGACAGAATGCGCCGAAGGTGGTGCGCATCGTGTTCGACCTGAAGCAGGCCGTGGTGCCGCAGGTGTTCTCGCTCGCACCCGTGGCGGCGTACAAGCACCGGCTGGTGCTCGACCTGTACCCGGAGCAGGCCGTCGACCCGATGGAAGCGCTGATCGCCGAGCGCTTGCGCGACGCGCCCCGCACGCCGCAGCAAGGCGGCAACCCGGCTGTGGCCGGCATCGTGCCCTCGACGCCTACAGCCCCGGCGGGCGACCCGCTGGGCGACCTGATGGCGCAGCAGTCGATGCGGCCCGGCCCGCAGACGCCACCGCCACCCGTGGTGGCCGGCATCGATCGCCCCACTGCGCCAGTGATCGTCGCGCCGCCGCCGCCCGTCGTGGGCACCGCGCCCGTCAGGCCTATTGCGCCCTCGCCTCCGCCGCCGGTGGCCGCCCCGCGCGGCGGCCCCGCCACGGCGAGTCGCACCGACCGCATCATCATCGTGGCGCTCGACCCCGGCCATGGCGGCGAAGACCCGGGCGCCATCGGCCCCAACGGCACGCGCGAGAAAGACATCGTGCTGCAGGTCGCGCACCGGCTGCGCGAGCGCATCAACGCGGGCAGCGTCAACGGCAGCCCGATGCGCGCCTTTCTCACGCGCGATGCCGACTTCTTCGTGCCGCTGGGCGTGCGCGTGCAGAAGGCCCGCCGCGTGCAGGCAGACCTGTTCGTGAGCATCCATGCCGACGCATTCACCACGCCCGCCGCGCGCGGCGCCAGCGTGTTCGCGCTGAGCCAGAGCGGCGCGTCGAGCAGCGCGGCGCGCTGGATGGCCAACAAGGAGAACGAGGCCGACAAGGTCGGCGGCGTCAACGTGGGCGGCCACGAGGCGCAGGTGCAGCGCGCCCTGCTCGACATGAGCACGACCGCGCAGATCAACGACAGCCTCAAGCTCGGCGGCGCGATGCTCGGCGAGATCAAGAACATCGGCGCGCGGCTGCACAAGGGGCAGGTCGAGCAGGCGGGCTTCGCGGTGCTGAAGGCGCCCGACATTCCCAGCGTGCTGGTCGAAACGGCCTTCATCAGCAACCCTGAAGAAGAAGCGAACCTGCGCCGCGTCGACTACCAGGAAAGCCTGGCCGATGCGCTGATGCGCGGCATCCAGCGCTACTTCGCGCAGAACCCGCCGCTGGCGCGCAGCCGCCAGCTCTGA
- the tsaE gene encoding tRNA (adenosine(37)-N6)-threonylcarbamoyltransferase complex ATPase subunit type 1 TsaE yields MADDHLPIVETQTSTRILRWRSEDDTAAFAQALAASPALRDAFIALHGDLGAGKTTFVRHLLRALGIAGRIKSPTYAVVEPHDAPDGLQIFHFDFYRFADPREWDDAGFRDIFAGPGLKLAEWPENAAGRTPIADLAIKIEAMTDDTRSVTLLANTPRGSDLLARIAA; encoded by the coding sequence ATGGCTGACGATCACTTGCCGATTGTAGAAACGCAAACGAGCACCCGCATCCTGCGCTGGCGCAGCGAAGACGACACCGCCGCTTTCGCGCAGGCGCTCGCCGCATCGCCCGCATTGCGCGACGCCTTCATCGCGCTGCATGGCGACCTCGGTGCCGGCAAGACGACTTTCGTTCGACACCTGCTGCGCGCCCTCGGCATCGCCGGGCGCATCAAGAGCCCCACCTATGCGGTGGTCGAGCCGCACGACGCGCCCGACGGCTTGCAGATCTTCCATTTCGACTTCTATCGCTTCGCCGACCCGCGCGAATGGGACGACGCCGGCTTCCGCGACATCTTCGCGGGACCGGGCCTCAAGCTGGCCGAGTGGCCGGAAAACGCGGCGGGCCGCACACCAATTGCCGACCTCGCTATTAAAATAGAAGCAATGACTGACGACACACGCAGCGTGACCCTCCTCGCGAACACCCCTCGCGGCAGCGATCTGCTGGCGCGCATCGCCGCATGA